A genomic stretch from Methanomassiliicoccales archaeon includes:
- the amrS gene encoding AmmeMemoRadiSam system radical SAM enzyme: MKEARFWKSLNGKTQCCLCPHSCVIAPGKKGICGVRQNYNGKLFSLIYGKASSIHVDPIEKKPFFHFRPGDRVLSLGSVGCTFRCQHCQNFTISQASPDGFPLEPIEPEEVAVMCRNTGSQGISWTYNEPIIWHEFAYDASRIAKQQGFYTLYVTNGYIQEEPLRELSQCIDGMNIDIKGFSEEFYKKICKASLEPVLRATKLAVDLGIHVELTYLIIPGKNDSEVEIREFAKWVKDSLKPEIPVHFTRFHPDYMMTDVPSTPMKTMEMALKIGKEEGLKFVYLGNVPRHKGENTYCPKCGQLAIEREGFQILRVDVDDGRCRKCGEPLNIFM, translated from the coding sequence TTGAAGGAAGCTCGGTTTTGGAAATCACTGAATGGTAAAACACAATGCTGCCTTTGCCCCCATTCGTGCGTTATCGCACCTGGAAAAAAGGGTATTTGTGGTGTAAGGCAGAACTATAATGGGAAACTTTTTTCCTTGATTTACGGAAAGGCATCATCGATTCATGTTGATCCGATCGAAAAGAAGCCCTTTTTCCATTTCAGGCCAGGTGACAGGGTCCTCTCACTTGGATCCGTTGGATGTACTTTCAGGTGTCAGCACTGCCAAAACTTCACCATTTCTCAGGCAAGTCCAGATGGTTTTCCACTCGAGCCAATTGAGCCTGAAGAAGTTGCGGTCATGTGCCGTAACACAGGAAGTCAAGGCATCTCCTGGACCTACAACGAGCCAATCATCTGGCATGAGTTTGCATACGATGCCTCCAGAATTGCAAAGCAACAAGGATTCTATACTCTCTATGTCACCAACGGATATATTCAGGAGGAGCCGCTCAGGGAGCTCTCTCAATGCATCGATGGGATGAATATCGATATCAAGGGATTTTCCGAGGAATTTTACAAGAAAATTTGCAAGGCATCACTTGAACCAGTTCTCAGAGCGACCAAATTAGCGGTCGATCTTGGCATTCACGTGGAACTTACGTATCTTATCATTCCAGGAAAGAACGACTCAGAAGTTGAAATCAGAGAATTTGCGAAATGGGTGAAGGATTCGCTCAAGCCAGAAATTCCCGTGCACTTCACCCGATTTCATCCTGATTATATGATGACTGACGTGCCCTCTACACCGATGAAAACGATGGAAATGGCCTTGAAGATCGGCAAAGAAGAAGGTTTAAAGTTTGTTTATCTCGGCAATGTGCCACGGCACAAGGGCGAAAACACATATTGCCCAAAGTGTGGGCAGCTTGCTATCGAACGGGAAGGCTTTCAAATCTTACGAGTCGACGTCGACGACGGACGATGCAGAAAATGCGGTGAACCGCTGAATATCTTCATGTGA